From a single Rutidosis leptorrhynchoides isolate AG116_Rl617_1_P2 chromosome 5, CSIRO_AGI_Rlap_v1, whole genome shotgun sequence genomic region:
- the LOC139848171 gene encoding O-fucosyltransferase 23 — MDLLKLRFCKFHVNNLVSICVFLLVMVMIMRTILLPNSFAFGGSKNGEFESLKSKDVRMKFLEVPQIVWGLNNQKIAFARACLTARMLNRSLLMPSLSASLFYKEIDQLQPISFDKVFNFEKFNSLCNGFVKLSRYSDLTNQSDLIELQKGSGRRWTIEKDLDQLNEFSKQDFDVYETIRVVGKNPFLWHDHWPVSDYAKVFECLVLVDEFSNEASKVVSKIRELGSNLKSVVSSNETSYVAIHMRIEKDWMMHCKKREQRSNLSDICSSKDEITSRVANISGLRSPTILYLAVANELLEDDSILNGWKQGMHPVDKQRLGVVDIYDKYPYLIQAAIDYEVCLKADVFVGNSYSTFSSLLVLERTQKMIKMGVSHCGTDVRWPSYAYNLEGEFGGPRPWMTNFSDSSLQEISYGSNKVSC, encoded by the coding sequence ATGGACTTATTAAAGTTGAGATTTTGTAAGTTCCATGTGAATAATTTAGTTTCAATATGTGTATTCTTGCTTGTAATGGTTATGATCATGAGAACTATATTACTTCCCAATTCCTTTGCCTTTGGTGGGTCTAAAAACGGCGAATTCGAGTCGTTGAAATCGAAGGATGTAAGAATGAAGTTCTTGGAAGTACCTCAAATTGTTTGGGGATTAAACAATCAAAAGATTGCGTTCGCACGAGCTTGTTTAACCGCAAGAATGTTAAATAGATCTCTTCTAATGCCTAGTTTAAGTGCATCTTTGTTTTACAAAGAAATCGATCAATTACAACCTATTTCATTCGATAAAGTATTCAACTTTGAGAAATTTAATTCCCTTTGTAATGGATTTGTTAAACTAAGTCGATATTCGGATCTCACGAATCAAAGTGACTTAATCGAGCTCCAAAAGGGAAGTGGTAGGAGATGGACAATCGAAAAAGATCTTGATCAACTAAATGAGTTTAGCAAACAAGATTTTGATGTGTATGAAACTATTCGTGTAGTTGGAAAGAATCCGTTTTTGTGGCATGATCATTGGCCCGTTAGTGATTACGCTAAAGTGTTTGAGTGTTTAGTTTTAGTCGATGAATTCTCAAACGAAGCTAGTAAAGTTGTGTCGAAGATTAGAGAGTTAGGTAGTAATTTAAAGAGTGTGGTTTCTTCGAATGAAACATCATATGTTGCGATTCATATGAGAATCGAAAAGGATTGGATGATGCATTGTAAAAAAAGAGAACAAAGATCAAACCTTTCCGATATTTGTAGTAGTAAAGATGAAATTACATCTCGAGTTGCAAACATATCGGGCCTTCGATCTCCAACTATTCTTTATCTAGCGGTGGCTAATGAACTACTTGAGGACGACTCGATCTTGAATGGTTGGAAACAAGGTATGCATCCGGTTGACAAACAACGATTAGGGGTTGTTGATATTTACGACAAGTATCCATACTTGATTCAAGCGGCTATCGATTATGAAGTTTGCTTGAAGGCTGATGTGTTTGTTGGCAATAGTTATTCCACTTTTTCGAGCCTTTTGGTTCTTGAGAGAACTCAAAAGATGATTAAAATGGGCGTTTCGCATTGTGGAACCGATGTAAGATGGCCTTCGTATGCTTATAATTTAGAAGGTGAATTTGGAGGCCCGCGGCCATGGATGACTAATTTCTCGGATTCGAGCTTACAAGAGATTAGTTATGGTTCAAACAAAGTCTCTTGTTGA